A genomic region of Brevibacillus sp. JNUCC-41 contains the following coding sequences:
- a CDS encoding ABC transporter permease, whose product MNKLVQNEMMKMLAKKRLIIIGIIVGILVLMFTYAQYKQVEEQREKLGTDDWRAALQQQIIDTQNRLGSNRMLDEWREQLQVSLKQQQYYLDHDINPSEPGAATFTRMFLENAIDLFIPLLIMIVASDLVSSENGQGTIKLLLTRPVERWKILLSKYVTLLLSVSIIVAMTALLSYLLSGIVFGYQGWGAPIITGFELNGADVDVSQVRLVEQWKFLLMDLGLVWLVAVVVGTLSFMLSVLVRSTPAGMGIMLAALISGAILNNMVSSWESAKYFFMVNLKLTAYISGTAPPIEGMTLLSSVITLLVWWALALIVSFTVFTRRDVF is encoded by the coding sequence TTGAATAAATTGGTCCAAAATGAAATGATGAAGATGTTGGCAAAAAAACGGCTGATCATAATCGGTATTATCGTTGGAATTTTAGTGTTGATGTTTACATATGCCCAATACAAACAAGTGGAAGAGCAACGGGAGAAGTTGGGAACTGATGATTGGCGTGCGGCTCTTCAGCAGCAAATCATTGATACTCAAAATCGGTTGGGCTCGAATAGGATGCTGGATGAGTGGCGTGAACAGCTGCAAGTAAGTCTGAAGCAGCAGCAATATTATCTCGATCATGATATTAATCCCTCAGAACCAGGCGCAGCTACTTTTACACGCATGTTTTTGGAAAATGCAATTGATTTGTTCATTCCGCTGTTGATCATGATTGTGGCCAGTGATTTGGTTTCTTCCGAAAATGGACAAGGCACGATCAAACTTCTGTTGACAAGGCCAGTGGAGCGCTGGAAAATCTTATTGAGCAAATATGTAACATTATTATTATCGGTTTCGATTATCGTGGCGATGACAGCCTTATTGTCTTACCTTTTATCAGGAATCGTTTTCGGGTACCAAGGCTGGGGGGCCCCCATAATAACGGGATTTGAATTGAATGGTGCTGATGTAGATGTCAGTCAAGTAAGGTTAGTTGAACAATGGAAATTCCTATTGATGGATTTGGGACTTGTCTGGCTGGTGGCGGTTGTTGTAGGGACTCTTTCTTTCATGCTTTCGGTTTTAGTAAGGAGCACTCCTGCAGGCATGGGCATCATGCTGGCTGCATTAATTTCCGGGGCTATATTGAACAATATGGTTTCATCATGGGAATCAGCGAAGTATTTCTTTATGGTGAATTTGAAGTTGACCGCTTATATTAGCGGCACGGCTCCACCGATAGAAGGGATGACTTTATTATCATCTGTCATTACCTTGCTCGTTTGGTGGGCTCTTGCTTTAATTGTATCTTTTACAGTGTTTACCCGGAGGGATGTATTCTGA
- a CDS encoding SGNH/GDSL hydrolase family protein has protein sequence MSKPKVLATTIVSALISLFFVFCLGWAMMDHYGKGTSDMEVIEETPIKSDLPADFTVLALGDSLTRGTGDETGKGYVGLVVEELKSQYKRKPIIHNLGINGQVSKELVQQVKQPEVKRQIQAADVILVTIGGNDLFQKGQTLLEYDHEAISVSQKNFLGNLHEIFKDINKVNDSATILLLGLYNPFIDLDKDIDTNRIVRDWNNATAEVVAHYENAIFVPTFDLFQLSVNEYLYSDNFHPNKKGYRLIADRVAPLIKWEDVER, from the coding sequence TTGAGTAAACCAAAAGTGTTAGCTACTACCATCGTATCAGCCCTAATCAGCCTGTTCTTTGTATTTTGCCTAGGATGGGCGATGATGGACCATTATGGAAAAGGAACGTCCGATATGGAAGTAATTGAAGAAACCCCCATTAAAAGTGACCTTCCTGCTGATTTTACGGTATTGGCATTAGGCGATTCATTAACACGTGGCACAGGTGATGAAACAGGCAAAGGCTATGTTGGACTTGTTGTTGAAGAGTTGAAGAGTCAATATAAAAGAAAACCAATCATTCATAACCTCGGAATTAATGGACAAGTGTCTAAAGAATTGGTGCAGCAAGTGAAACAACCGGAAGTTAAGCGCCAAATCCAGGCAGCTGATGTTATTTTAGTTACAATCGGGGGGAACGATTTATTTCAAAAAGGGCAGACCCTGCTTGAATATGATCATGAAGCTATATCCGTTTCACAAAAGAATTTCTTGGGAAATTTACATGAAATTTTTAAAGATATAAATAAAGTCAATGATTCAGCTACTATTTTGTTACTTGGTCTGTATAATCCATTTATAGATTTGGATAAAGACATAGATACGAACCGCATCGTACGGGACTGGAATAATGCAACGGCGGAAGTCGTGGCTCATTATGAAAATGCAATTTTTGTTCCAACATTCGATTTATTTCAATTGTCGGTAAATGAGTATTTGTATTCGGACAATTTTCACCCTAATAAGAAAGGGTATCGTTTAATTGCTGATAGAGTTGCTCCTTTAATAAAATGGGAGGATGTGGAACGATGA
- a CDS encoding cold-inducible protein YdjO-related protein, with protein MYFGKKNSEEPEIVMEDTIVYACGSADCNGWMRKDFASENYDCPMCGSQLIEEVRELPKIENEYNAFK; from the coding sequence ATGTATTTTGGTAAAAAGAATTCAGAGGAACCAGAAATCGTTATGGAAGATACGATAGTATATGCATGTGGATCAGCAGATTGCAATGGTTGGATGAGAAAAGATTTTGCTTCGGAAAACTATGATTGCCCAATGTGCGGAAGTCAATTAATTGAGGAAGTCAGGGAACTTCCAAAAATTGAAAATGAGTATAATGCGTTTAAATAA
- the recQ gene encoding DNA helicase RecQ gives MMEKARDYLQEYFGYESFRKGQEQIIEQVLEGINTAGIMPTGGGKSICYQIPALLLPGVTLVISPLISLMKDQVDALEQNGIDATFLNSSISGIESSNRMNDIKQGRYKLVYVAPERLENPAFQQDLFNVEISLVAIDEAHCISQWGHDFRPSYLKIKTLLKNMPSAPTVLALTATATPHVTDDICQSLGISVQHTVSTGFSRDNLFFSVVKEENRGRFLMRYLEKNKSESGIIYAATRKEVDTLYAKLIKAGFKTGRYHAGMNEQDRSEQQDQFIRDDVPLMVATSAFGMGIDKSNVRYVIHYQTPKNMESYYQEAGRAGRDGLESECILLYSPQDMQIQRFLIDQSNPSQEWQSQELKKLNRMKDYCFTEGCLQAFILRYFGEENPEDCGHCENCTDKRDSVEVTTQAQMVLSCMLRMGERFGKTMISQVLTGSRNKKIEEFGFQKLSTYGIINDQSAKDVGDFIDFLTAKQYIEMTGGQFPVLKVTNAGREVLLGQKKVLRKEMKKVSSISADHGLFEDLRQLRKELASKENVPPFIIFSDASLKDMAVKLPRTEEEFLEVKGVGMQKFERFGSVFLQGISQYVQAHPEIETNTMVTKETVKRATKPSHLESYRLYREGKSIKEIGTLRGLSSVSIENHLLKCAEEHLDIKWDEIFSDKEFDLVLETAKQLDSEKLKPLKEALPEHISYFMIKAILVKAGLENERR, from the coding sequence TTGATGGAAAAAGCTCGTGATTATTTACAGGAATACTTTGGTTATGAATCATTCCGAAAAGGTCAGGAACAGATTATCGAACAAGTTTTAGAAGGAATAAACACGGCGGGAATCATGCCTACTGGCGGAGGTAAATCAATATGTTACCAAATTCCAGCCCTTCTGTTACCAGGTGTAACACTCGTGATATCCCCACTTATTTCCTTGATGAAGGACCAAGTAGATGCCCTCGAACAAAATGGGATTGATGCCACATTTCTTAATAGCTCCATTTCTGGGATAGAATCATCCAATAGAATGAACGATATTAAGCAGGGGAGATATAAGCTAGTTTATGTTGCACCTGAACGGCTGGAAAATCCTGCATTTCAACAGGATCTATTTAATGTGGAAATTTCATTGGTTGCCATTGATGAGGCCCACTGTATATCTCAATGGGGACATGACTTCAGACCAAGTTATTTAAAAATCAAAACCTTATTGAAAAACATGCCATCAGCTCCGACTGTCCTGGCATTAACGGCAACAGCCACACCGCATGTGACCGATGATATATGTCAGTCACTAGGAATATCAGTGCAGCATACAGTATCAACGGGATTTTCCAGGGATAACCTGTTCTTTTCCGTTGTGAAAGAAGAAAATCGCGGACGGTTTTTAATGCGCTATTTAGAGAAAAACAAAAGTGAATCCGGTATCATATATGCAGCCACTAGGAAAGAAGTCGATACCTTGTATGCCAAACTTATTAAAGCCGGGTTCAAAACAGGTCGATACCATGCTGGCATGAATGAACAAGACCGGTCGGAACAGCAAGACCAATTCATTCGGGATGACGTTCCCTTGATGGTGGCAACATCCGCCTTTGGGATGGGAATCGATAAGTCGAATGTCAGATACGTCATCCATTACCAAACTCCAAAGAACATGGAGAGTTATTATCAAGAAGCCGGCCGTGCAGGGAGGGATGGATTGGAAAGTGAATGTATCCTCTTATATTCCCCTCAGGATATGCAGATACAGCGTTTCTTGATTGATCAATCTAATCCCTCGCAGGAGTGGCAATCCCAGGAATTAAAGAAATTGAACAGAATGAAGGATTATTGTTTTACAGAAGGGTGCTTGCAAGCCTTCATCCTTCGATACTTTGGAGAAGAAAACCCGGAAGATTGCGGTCATTGCGAAAATTGTACAGATAAACGTGACTCTGTTGAAGTAACTACTCAGGCACAGATGGTCCTTTCATGCATGTTGCGAATGGGTGAGCGATTCGGTAAAACGATGATTTCCCAAGTGCTTACGGGATCACGCAATAAGAAAATTGAAGAGTTTGGATTCCAGAAGCTTTCAACCTATGGTATCATCAATGATCAATCTGCGAAGGATGTAGGTGATTTCATTGATTTCCTGACTGCAAAACAGTACATCGAAATGACGGGCGGCCAGTTTCCGGTCCTCAAGGTCACCAATGCTGGCAGGGAAGTGTTACTGGGACAGAAAAAAGTCCTGCGTAAGGAAATGAAAAAAGTAAGCAGCATCAGTGCAGATCATGGGTTGTTCGAAGATTTAAGACAGTTAAGAAAAGAATTGGCAAGTAAGGAAAATGTACCTCCATTCATTATTTTTTCCGATGCATCTTTGAAAGATATGGCTGTCAAATTGCCGAGGACAGAAGAGGAATTCCTGGAAGTTAAAGGCGTAGGGATGCAGAAATTTGAACGCTTCGGATCTGTGTTCTTACAAGGTATTTCCCAGTATGTACAGGCACATCCTGAAATAGAAACGAATACTATGGTTACAAAGGAAACGGTAAAGCGAGCTACTAAACCATCTCATTTAGAAAGCTACCGCTTATATCGGGAAGGCAAATCAATCAAGGAAATAGGAACATTGAGAGGGCTGTCTTCCGTTTCAATTGAAAATCATTTATTAAAGTGTGCAGAAGAACATTTGGATATCAAATGGGATGAGATTTTCTCGGATAAAGAGTTTGATCTTGTTTTGGAAACTGCGAAACAATTGGATTCTGAAAAATTGAAACCGCTAAAAGAAGCCTTGCCTGAGCATATTTCCTACTTCATGATTAAAGCGATCTTGGTTAAAGCAGGGTTGGAAAACGAAAGGCGATAA
- a CDS encoding ABC transporter ATP-binding protein, giving the protein MKQVTLSVRELRKKIGKREIIKGIDFELNEGEVFGFLGPNGAGKTTTIRMLVGLIKPSSGSIHICGYDVRQEFTKAMKQMGCIVENPELYPFLSGWDNLLHFARMLPEVDETRMIEVVELVGLQARIHDKVKTYSLGMRQRLGIAQAMLNSPKLLILDEPTNGLDPAGIREMRQFIRKLAEEKGMSVLVSSHLLGEIQQLCDRVAIIKGGEIIKTDTVESLLSQQERIIWRVEPIQKGAEILSRFTDITLDQKYIITAYDESETPEWNAALNQAGVRVHEMNRKLPGLEELFLQVTGVGGAGIE; this is encoded by the coding sequence ATGAAACAGGTGACATTGTCTGTTAGGGAATTGAGAAAAAAGATTGGCAAACGGGAAATTATTAAAGGAATAGATTTTGAGTTGAATGAAGGTGAGGTTTTCGGCTTTTTAGGACCGAATGGGGCAGGTAAGACGACGACAATCCGCATGTTGGTCGGATTGATTAAGCCATCCTCGGGTTCCATCCATATATGCGGTTATGATGTTCGTCAGGAATTTACGAAGGCCATGAAGCAAATGGGCTGCATCGTTGAAAATCCAGAATTATATCCATTTTTGAGTGGGTGGGATAATTTACTCCACTTTGCAAGAATGTTACCTGAAGTCGATGAAACAAGAATGATCGAGGTTGTTGAACTCGTCGGTCTGCAAGCAAGAATTCACGATAAAGTGAAGACCTATTCGTTAGGTATGAGGCAGCGTTTAGGAATCGCGCAGGCAATGCTGAACAGTCCTAAGCTATTAATATTGGATGAACCGACTAACGGTCTAGATCCTGCCGGAATCCGTGAAATGCGACAATTCATCAGGAAGCTGGCTGAAGAAAAGGGTATGAGTGTGCTGGTTTCCTCACACTTATTAGGTGAAATACAGCAACTTTGTGACCGGGTCGCAATTATTAAAGGCGGGGAAATTATTAAAACGGATACAGTGGAAAGCTTATTATCCCAGCAGGAGCGGATAATTTGGCGGGTGGAACCTATTCAAAAGGGAGCGGAAATTCTTAGCCGCTTCACCGATATTACCTTAGATCAAAAATATATCATTACAGCTTATGATGAATCCGAAACGCCTGAATGGAATGCAGCACTTAACCAAGCAGGGGTGAGGGTGCATGAAATGAATCGAAAGCTCCCAGGATTGGAAGAGTTGTTTTTACAAGTTACCGGTGTCGGAGGTGCAGGCATTGAATAA
- a CDS encoding spore coat associated protein CotJA → MTREKTFTLVKSYKPFHSKFDPCPPIGRKYYRTPPNLYINFQPPNMEQFTPEEALKYGTLWKFFYDFYDNPYRERET, encoded by the coding sequence TTGACTCGCGAAAAGACTTTTACATTAGTTAAGTCATATAAACCTTTCCATAGTAAATTCGATCCTTGTCCGCCTATTGGGAGAAAGTATTACAGGACACCTCCTAATTTGTATATTAATTTTCAACCGCCTAATATGGAGCAGTTCACACCGGAAGAAGCTTTGAAATACGGTACACTTTGGAAGTTCTTTTATGATTTTTATGATAATCCATATCGGGAAAGGGAGACGTAA
- a CDS encoding cold-shock protein produces MYRRNNTEEIIPEETKVWECTSEDCKGWIRDNFTSNDEHVCPLCSSEMKPGTRMLQAINNPRNY; encoded by the coding sequence ATGTATAGAAGAAATAATACGGAAGAAATCATTCCTGAAGAAACTAAGGTGTGGGAATGTACATCAGAAGATTGCAAAGGTTGGATTCGCGATAACTTTACAAGTAATGATGAACATGTTTGTCCGTTATGTAGCAGCGAGATGAAACCCGGCACCAGAATGCTTCAAGCAATCAACAATCCAAGGAACTATTAA
- a CDS encoding YitT family protein — protein MIMSDLAGASTTEIMQKKTQHKRLTLRQILQRGLLITIGAVLMAVGLEIFLVPNNVIDGGITGISIMLSYITGWKLGIFLFILNLPFFFIGYKQIGKTFAFSTLYGILVLSITTALLHHVPAFTQDILLASAFGGMILGIGVGMVIRYGGSLDGTEILAILASKKLPFSVGEIVMFFNLFILGSAGFVFSWDRAMYSIIAYFVAYKTMDIVIAGLDESKFVWIISDEFNDIGEAIMNRLGRGVTFLAGEGAYSGDDKKVIFCVINRLEEAKLKEIVKSFDPSAFLAVGDIAEVRGGRFKKKDIH, from the coding sequence ATGATTATGTCAGACCTGGCAGGTGCAAGTACAACAGAAATTATGCAAAAGAAGACCCAGCATAAAAGATTAACACTTAGACAAATTTTACAGAGAGGTCTATTAATTACAATCGGTGCAGTTTTAATGGCTGTCGGCCTCGAGATTTTTTTAGTGCCGAATAACGTAATCGACGGGGGCATAACGGGTATTTCGATTATGTTATCTTACATCACTGGATGGAAGCTTGGAATCTTTCTTTTCATTTTGAATCTTCCTTTCTTTTTTATCGGTTATAAACAAATCGGAAAAACCTTCGCATTCTCTACCCTTTATGGAATTTTAGTCCTTTCCATTACCACTGCATTGCTTCATCATGTACCAGCTTTCACTCAGGATATCCTTCTAGCGTCCGCTTTCGGCGGTATGATTCTTGGAATTGGTGTTGGAATGGTCATTCGATATGGCGGCTCGTTGGATGGCACAGAAATACTTGCTATTCTCGCTAGCAAGAAGCTCCCTTTTTCCGTTGGGGAGATCGTCATGTTCTTTAATTTATTCATCCTTGGCAGTGCGGGCTTCGTATTCTCGTGGGATCGTGCCATGTACTCGATCATAGCCTACTTCGTGGCATATAAAACGATGGATATCGTCATCGCAGGTTTAGACGAATCTAAATTTGTTTGGATTATCAGTGATGAATTTAATGATATCGGCGAAGCGATAATGAATCGTCTTGGACGGGGCGTAACCTTTTTAGCTGGAGAAGGTGCTTATTCTGGTGATGATAAAAAAGTCATCTTTTGTGTAATAAACAGGCTTGAGGAAGCAAAACTTAAAGAGATAGTCAAAAGCTTCGATCCATCTGCATTTCTTGCCGTAGGGGATATCGCGGAAGTTCGAGGCGGTCGATTCAAGAAAAAAGATATCCACTAA
- a CDS encoding PAS domain S-box protein, with the protein MEQSIVASNPVLFMIAVLLIIMACYTALDLLTTLLTIERYKRLVYIGSSCSMGVAIWTLNFVVIYTLDNSGMAASNFSTIIFSLALAIALAGVGLLAISYKTQVLQIVFCGFMFTMAILSNYIMGTSSLNHSLHFSPLSVLSTLFSIFVLFVAALAILFYFNKLSQSSLKPVSTLMMSGAIIEGYYLFVRVLPMNVKNETEEFVPLTPFMLYLTCFVSIFNLASLIASSTIVGRRLAKSDNTVSDIRYALDQSAIVAITDAKGIITYVNEKFLEISQFEKHELIGKNHSIINSGYHAKEFFTDLWQTISQGNTWHGEICNRAKDGNLYWVDTTIVPFMKKGKPYQYISIRSDISARKKAENALKGSIKELEDMQYAINQSLIVAITDDKGVIIEVNEKFSEVSGYGKGELIGQTHRMVNSGYHSKEFFEQMWKTVHDRKVWKGEIRNKAKDGSLYWVDTTIVPFFSEEGKPFQFLALRYDITERKQSEEMLHRQDKLAAVGQLAAGVAHEIRNPLTSMKGYTEFLQLDETDENKQEYLEIIMDEINRVNEIVEEFLQLAKPQALILETKNLVSIIQNVVSLTEFEARKKNITLISECNDEEILVRCDENRLKQVMLNFIKNGMEAMPDGGFIKVITELKEDNVHISITDTGIGMPPEQLKRLGEPFFTTKKSGNGLGLMISFKIIESHSGNVYVESEVNKGTVFNIVLPNV; encoded by the coding sequence ATGGAACAATCAATTGTGGCATCAAATCCTGTCCTCTTTATGATTGCAGTACTATTGATAATAATGGCGTGTTATACGGCATTGGATTTATTGACAACATTACTGACGATAGAGAGATATAAACGCCTGGTATATATAGGGAGCAGCTGCTCTATGGGAGTGGCAATCTGGACGCTTAATTTTGTGGTCATATATACCCTCGATAATTCAGGAATGGCAGCATCCAACTTTTCTACAATAATTTTTTCGTTAGCTTTAGCGATAGCGCTCGCAGGGGTTGGGTTATTGGCCATATCGTATAAAACCCAAGTGCTGCAAATCGTATTTTGCGGCTTTATGTTTACGATGGCCATTTTATCTAATTATATAATGGGAACATCTTCTTTAAATCACTCCTTGCACTTTAGCCCATTGTCGGTTCTCAGTACGCTTTTCAGTATCTTTGTATTATTTGTAGCAGCGCTTGCAATATTATTTTATTTTAACAAATTAAGTCAATCTTCACTAAAGCCAGTCAGTACGCTCATGATGAGTGGCGCAATCATTGAAGGCTATTACCTTTTTGTGAGAGTGTTACCGATGAATGTGAAAAATGAAACGGAGGAATTTGTTCCACTCACTCCATTTATGCTTTATCTTACATGCTTCGTTTCAATATTCAACCTTGCTAGCTTGATAGCTTCAAGTACGATCGTGGGCCGTAGGTTAGCAAAAAGTGATAATACTGTGAGTGATATCCGTTATGCTTTAGATCAATCGGCAATCGTCGCCATCACGGATGCAAAAGGAATCATTACATATGTTAACGAAAAATTCCTGGAAATATCACAATTTGAAAAACATGAACTAATTGGAAAAAATCATTCGATAATCAATTCTGGTTATCACGCAAAAGAATTTTTCACTGACTTATGGCAAACGATCAGTCAAGGGAATACATGGCACGGTGAAATATGCAATCGGGCTAAAGATGGTAATCTGTATTGGGTGGATACAACTATCGTTCCGTTTATGAAAAAGGGGAAACCATATCAATATATTTCCATCCGTTCGGACATTTCCGCTCGTAAAAAAGCAGAAAATGCTTTAAAGGGGTCAATCAAGGAACTAGAAGATATGCAATATGCAATCAACCAATCTTTGATTGTGGCGATAACCGATGATAAAGGAGTCATTATTGAAGTGAATGAAAAGTTCTCGGAGGTTTCAGGTTATGGCAAAGGTGAATTGATAGGCCAGACCCATAGAATGGTTAATTCCGGATACCATTCAAAGGAATTCTTTGAACAAATGTGGAAGACCGTCCATGACCGGAAAGTTTGGAAAGGTGAAATTAGAAACAAGGCGAAAGATGGCAGTTTATATTGGGTCGATACAACGATTGTTCCATTTTTCAGCGAAGAAGGAAAGCCGTTTCAGTTTTTGGCACTGAGATATGACATAACTGAGCGTAAACAATCTGAAGAGATGCTCCATCGGCAGGATAAATTAGCCGCTGTCGGTCAGCTTGCTGCTGGGGTGGCGCATGAAATACGGAATCCGCTGACCTCCATGAAAGGGTATACGGAATTTTTGCAATTGGATGAAACGGACGAAAATAAACAAGAATATCTAGAAATAATCATGGATGAAATCAATCGTGTGAATGAGATAGTTGAAGAGTTCTTACAATTGGCCAAACCCCAGGCATTGATATTGGAAACGAAGAACCTTGTGTCGATCATTCAAAATGTTGTATCTTTGACGGAGTTTGAAGCCAGGAAGAAGAACATCACGCTGATTTCGGAATGTAATGACGAAGAAATCCTCGTTCGTTGTGATGAGAATCGGTTAAAACAGGTCATGTTGAACTTCATTAAAAATGGTATGGAAGCTATGCCTGATGGTGGATTCATAAAAGTCATTACTGAACTTAAAGAGGATAATGTGCATATATCCATAACCGACACAGGAATTGGAATGCCGCCAGAGCAGCTTAAGAGATTGGGAGAACCATTTTTCACAACGAAAAAATCTGGTAATGGGTTAGGTCTCATGATCAGCTTTAAAATCATAGAAAGCCATTCTGGAAATGTCTATGTCGAGAGCGAAGTCAATAAAGGAACAGTCTTTAATATCGTGCTCCCTAATGTCTAA
- a CDS encoding LysM peptidoglycan-binding domain-containing protein codes for MKKSILSLAAAAAISGAFTIPVQAEDVKVKDGDTLWGISQTYKVSIEDVKSWNNLSSDVIYAGETIHISQEEHYKVKSGDTLSEIADKYDVAVNDIKSWNGLNSDTIHPGQKLVIKPAANKVEAASVGPAQESKQAAPAEQSKPAEQSKPVEQSKPAEQTKPVEQSEPAESSEKADTNNESNDQAGIKKEITVRATAYTADCQGCSGTTATGVNLKANPDAKVISVDPSVIPLGSKVYVEGYGYATAADTGSAIKGNRVDIFVPNEKDAVNWGVKNVKVQILN; via the coding sequence ATGAAAAAATCAATCTTATCGTTAGCGGCAGCGGCTGCAATATCCGGTGCATTTACAATTCCGGTACAAGCAGAAGATGTCAAAGTGAAAGATGGAGACACATTATGGGGGATATCTCAAACATATAAAGTATCAATAGAAGATGTTAAGTCTTGGAACAATTTGTCTTCAGACGTGATTTATGCCGGAGAAACCATACATATTTCTCAAGAGGAGCATTATAAAGTAAAGTCAGGGGACACATTATCGGAAATTGCAGACAAATATGATGTAGCGGTAAATGATATTAAATCTTGGAACGGTTTAAATTCAGATACAATCCATCCTGGCCAGAAACTGGTCATTAAACCTGCAGCTAATAAAGTAGAAGCTGCGAGTGTAGGGCCAGCGCAGGAATCAAAGCAAGCTGCACCAGCAGAACAATCAAAGCCAGCAGAACAATCAAAGCCAGTGGAACAATCGAAACCAGCAGAACAAACAAAGCCGGTTGAACAATCGGAACCAGCAGAATCATCTGAAAAAGCAGACACAAACAATGAATCCAACGATCAAGCAGGAATCAAAAAGGAAATCACTGTTAGGGCAACTGCCTATACGGCTGATTGTCAAGGCTGCAGCGGTACTACAGCCACAGGAGTTAACCTGAAAGCTAATCCTGATGCAAAGGTAATATCAGTGGACCCATCAGTCATTCCGCTTGGATCTAAAGTTTATGTAGAGGGTTATGGCTACGCGACCGCAGCTGATACAGGCAGTGCCATAAAAGGGAATAGAGTGGACATTTTTGTACCTAACGAAAAAGATGCCGTGAATTGGGGCGTTAAAAACGTCAAAGTTCAAATCCTGAATTAA
- a CDS encoding MFS transporter, protein MKKIINFLEDVCVGERDLEKQKHVNIISLKVFYLFSFFAVGSLTPLLSVYLANEAGLSGIEIGTIMSVGPIVMIVFQPFWGIVCDWSGRPAKILAMTSFLAGLFGLGYLLFEHYFLFVSVAIALAIFQSAIIPVSDSITLQYTTKIKSNYGKIRLFGSLGYGVAVFVMGKLSESFMGPSVIFYAFFFGLLIAAGLALRLPEEPPGGKVKLFGGMKELITMKRFLIFLAITFLLFGPNLANNVYYGLFVEARGGTYTGIGIAFLLAVLSEIPFMRMAGAWIHKIGLLPITLLAGTASLLRWGLYFTEPSLATVYVTSIIQGFSLGLFIPAALQYIREVVPARITVTAITLYSAIGNGLGNWFSTFSGGIILEKSGIYSVYLFYGLLTLIGILLTIWLMKVEKNVKVMGKPIGIMEN, encoded by the coding sequence ATGAAAAAAATCATCAACTTTTTAGAAGATGTCTGTGTGGGGGAACGGGATTTGGAAAAACAAAAGCATGTCAATATTATTAGCTTGAAGGTATTTTACCTTTTTTCTTTTTTTGCAGTGGGAAGTTTAACACCGCTATTAAGCGTTTATTTGGCCAATGAGGCAGGTTTATCAGGTATTGAGATAGGGACGATCATGTCTGTTGGACCGATAGTGATGATCGTTTTTCAACCTTTTTGGGGAATTGTTTGTGATTGGAGCGGGAGACCAGCAAAAATACTCGCAATGACATCGTTTCTTGCTGGTCTATTCGGTTTAGGCTACTTGCTGTTCGAACACTATTTCCTTTTCGTATCCGTCGCAATCGCTTTGGCCATCTTTCAAAGTGCGATAATACCAGTTTCTGATAGCATCACCCTTCAATATACAACAAAAATCAAATCGAATTATGGGAAAATCCGTTTATTCGGATCACTTGGTTACGGTGTGGCTGTTTTTGTAATGGGCAAGTTATCTGAATCCTTCATGGGTCCTTCCGTTATATTTTATGCCTTTTTCTTCGGCCTGCTGATAGCGGCTGGTCTGGCTCTTCGTTTGCCCGAAGAACCACCAGGGGGGAAAGTGAAACTTTTTGGTGGTATGAAAGAATTGATTACCATGAAACGATTTCTTATCTTTCTTGCTATAACGTTCTTGCTTTTTGGTCCTAATCTTGCAAATAATGTATACTATGGTTTGTTTGTCGAGGCAAGAGGCGGTACATATACAGGAATTGGCATCGCGTTCCTATTAGCTGTATTATCGGAAATCCCCTTTATGAGAATGGCAGGTGCCTGGATCCATAAGATAGGCTTGCTGCCAATTACCTTACTGGCTGGCACGGCTTCATTGCTCCGCTGGGGTTTATACTTCACTGAACCAAGTTTGGCTACCGTATATGTGACTTCGATCATTCAAGGGTTTTCACTTGGCTTATTCATTCCAGCAGCTTTACAATATATCAGGGAAGTTGTCCCAGCACGTATAACAGTAACAGCAATAACGCTTTATTCCGCCATTGGCAACGGATTGGGGAACTGGTTCAGTACCTTCAGCGGCGGGATAATATTGGAAAAATCAGGGATATATTCAGTCTATTTATTTTATGGATTACTCACACTGATCGGGATCCTGCTTACAATATGGCTCATGAAGGTAGAAAAGAATGTAAAAGTAATGGGGAAACCCATAGGTATAATGGAAAATTGA